From the genome of Rattus rattus isolate New Zealand chromosome 6, Rrattus_CSIRO_v1, whole genome shotgun sequence:
gatcaacctgtctgtctctgtaccaataccatgcagtttttatcactagtgctATTTTTTAAGGTACATTTAAAGTGGGGATTAGCCCCTCAGAATCTCATGCATTTATGTCAGTGGCaaatcttcctttctccattgttTTGGGTATGTTCCTCCCTAATCATCAGCTTAAAACACCAAGCTGTGTTCCAGGTCCAACTGAAATCCTAGCCTAGAACTCAGTGCATAACCTATGGTGATACCTGTACTTGCCCCCTCTGACCTCTCTTTCCCCTACTCCTGACCAGCAATCTCAGCTGCTCCATGAAGAAAGACAATGCAACCTGGGTAAGTGAATTTATCCTCATGGGTCTCTCCAGTGACAAACACATCCAAGCTGGACTCTTTGTCCTCTTTGGGGTCACCTACCTGCTGACTCTGCTGGGCAATGGGCTCATTGTCCTGCTTATTGCACTGGACCCACGACTCCACCtgcccatgtacttcttcctctgtcACCTGTCAGTGGTAGACATCTGCTATACCTCCAGTGGGGTCCCCCAGATGCTGGCACACTTCCTCATGGAGAAGAAGACCATCTCTTTTGCCCTATGTGGGACCCAGCTCTTCTTTGCTCTGACTCTTGGGGGAACTGAGTTCTTGCTGCTGGctgccatggcctatgaccgctatgtggctgTCTGTGATCCACTACGGTACACAGTGGTGATGAGCCCAAGGCTCTGCATGGGTCTAGCAGGTGTCTCTTGGTTTGTGGGTTTAGTTAATTCTGCTGTGGAGACAGCGGTCACCATGCGCCTTCCTACCTGTGGGCACAACGTGCTCAACCATGTGGCCTGTGAGACACTGGCACTGGTCAGGTTGGCCTGTGTGGACATCACCCTCAACCAAGTGGTGATTCTGGCCTCTAGTGTGGTAGTGCTGCTGGTGCCCTGCTGCCTGGTCTCTCTGTCCTATGCCCACATTGTGGCTGCCATCATGAAGATCCGCTCTACCCAGGGACGGCGCAAAGCCTTTGAGACCTGTGCCTCTCACTTGACTGTGGTCTCCATGTCTTATGGGATGGCCCTCTTCACCTACATGCAGCCCCGCTCTACAGCCTCTGCTGAGCAGGACAAG
Proteins encoded in this window:
- the LOC116902864 gene encoding olfactory receptor 2F1-like yields the protein MKKDNATWVSEFILMGLSSDKHIQAGLFVLFGVTYLLTLLGNGLIVLLIALDPRLHLPMYFFLCHLSVVDICYTSSGVPQMLAHFLMEKKTISFALCGTQLFFALTLGGTEFLLLAAMAYDRYVAVCDPLRYTVVMSPRLCMGLAGVSWFVGLVNSAVETAVTMRLPTCGHNVLNHVACETLALVRLACVDITLNQVVILASSVVVLLVPCCLVSLSYAHIVAAIMKIRSTQGRRKAFETCASHLTVVSMSYGMALFTYMQPRSTASAEQDKVVVLFYAVVTPMLNPLIYSLRNKDVKAAFSRVLMKNFESKN